One Pseudomonas sp. MH9.2 DNA segment encodes these proteins:
- a CDS encoding ArsJ-associated glyceraldehyde-3-phosphate dehydrogenase, which produces MAIKVGINGFGRIGRLALRAAWRWPEFEFVQINDPAGDAATHAHLLNFDSVHGRWQYQADSEGECIVIDGKRIKVSANRAIADTDWSGCDLVIEASGKMKTVAVLQGYLDQGVKRVVVSAPVKESGALNIVMGVNHHLFNSAQHRIVTAASCTTNCLAPVVKVIHEKLRIRHGSITTIHDLTNTQSILDQPHKDLRRARASGMSLIPTSTGSATAIAEIFPELRGRLNGHAVRVPLANASLTDCVFEVERATTAEEVNQLLKDASENELKDILGYEERPLVSIDYRTDPRSSIIDALSTMVINGTQVKIYAWYDNEWGYANRTVELAKMVGLAV; this is translated from the coding sequence ATGGCTATCAAAGTTGGCATCAATGGTTTCGGTCGGATCGGTCGCCTCGCGCTGCGAGCAGCCTGGCGCTGGCCAGAGTTTGAATTCGTGCAGATCAATGACCCGGCCGGTGATGCAGCGACCCATGCGCACCTGCTCAACTTCGACTCCGTGCATGGCCGCTGGCAGTATCAGGCCGACTCCGAAGGCGAGTGCATTGTCATCGACGGCAAGCGGATCAAGGTCAGTGCCAATAGGGCAATCGCCGATACCGACTGGTCGGGCTGCGATCTGGTGATCGAAGCCAGCGGCAAAATGAAGACGGTTGCGGTTCTCCAGGGCTATCTTGACCAAGGCGTGAAGCGCGTTGTGGTCAGCGCTCCGGTGAAGGAGAGCGGGGCGTTGAACATTGTGATGGGGGTCAATCACCACCTGTTCAACTCTGCGCAACATCGCATTGTGACTGCCGCTTCGTGCACCACTAACTGCCTGGCTCCGGTGGTCAAAGTGATCCACGAAAAGCTGAGGATTCGTCATGGTTCGATCACCACCATTCATGACCTGACCAACACCCAGAGCATCCTCGATCAGCCGCACAAGGATCTACGCCGTGCGCGTGCTTCCGGTATGAGCTTGATTCCGACCAGCACCGGCTCGGCCACGGCCATCGCCGAAATTTTCCCGGAATTGCGCGGGCGTCTGAATGGTCACGCCGTGCGTGTTCCGTTGGCCAACGCCTCGCTGACTGACTGTGTGTTTGAAGTTGAACGCGCCACGACTGCAGAGGAAGTTAATCAACTGCTGAAAGACGCTTCCGAGAATGAATTGAAAGACATTCTCGGCTATGAGGAGCGTCCGCTGGTGTCCATCGACTACCGTACCGATCCGCGCTCTTCAATTATCGATGCGTTGTCGACCATGGTCATCAATGGCACTCAGGTAAAAATCTACGCGTGGTACGACAACGAATGGGGCTATGCCAACCGTACGGTCGAACTGGCAAAAATGGTCGGTCTGGCCGTCTGA
- the arsJ gene encoding organoarsenical effux MFS transporter ArsJ — translation MNALSALAPEVRQYLLVTGNYWAFTLTDGALRMLVVLHFHALGYSPLQIAALFLFYEFFGVVTNLVGGYLGARLGLNRTMNIGLAIQVVALLMLTVPSVWLTIPWVMGAQALSGIAKDLNKMSAKSSIKLLVPDGQQRKLYQWIAILTGSKNALKGVGFFLGGALLAAIGFKGAVLAMAIVLGLIWISSLILLKKDLGKAKAKPKFREILSKSRAINILSAARMFLFGARDVWFVVALPVYLSTAFGWDVWKVGGFLAAWVIGYGIVQSFAPSITGKKNGRVPDGRAAFLWALPLALLPGAIALGLNTGLSEHVVLLGGLMVFGVLFAVNSSLHSYLIVSYAKEDGVSLDVGFYYMSNAMGRLIGTVLSGWIYQMYGLSACLWISSAFVLLAALISIALPRHATAI, via the coding sequence ATGAACGCGTTGTCAGCCCTTGCTCCAGAAGTGCGGCAGTACCTGCTCGTCACGGGTAATTACTGGGCCTTCACCCTCACCGATGGTGCGTTGCGCATGTTGGTGGTACTGCACTTTCACGCATTGGGCTACAGCCCGCTTCAGATTGCGGCGCTGTTTTTGTTTTATGAGTTCTTTGGCGTGGTCACCAACCTCGTGGGTGGCTACCTTGGGGCCCGCTTGGGCCTGAACCGGACCATGAATATTGGTTTGGCCATTCAGGTCGTGGCACTGCTGATGCTGACAGTGCCCTCGGTCTGGCTGACGATTCCTTGGGTAATGGGCGCCCAGGCGTTGTCGGGGATCGCCAAAGATCTGAACAAGATGAGTGCCAAAAGCTCGATCAAGCTGCTGGTGCCCGATGGACAACAACGCAAGCTGTACCAGTGGATCGCGATCCTAACCGGCTCGAAAAATGCGCTCAAGGGCGTCGGTTTCTTTCTGGGCGGTGCACTGCTGGCTGCCATCGGATTCAAGGGCGCCGTGCTGGCCATGGCCATCGTATTGGGGCTGATCTGGATCAGCAGTCTGATCTTGCTCAAGAAGGACCTGGGCAAAGCCAAAGCCAAACCCAAGTTCCGGGAGATCCTTTCCAAGAGCCGTGCGATCAACATCCTGTCGGCAGCACGGATGTTTTTGTTTGGCGCTCGGGATGTCTGGTTTGTCGTCGCATTGCCGGTCTATCTCAGTACAGCCTTTGGCTGGGACGTCTGGAAAGTCGGTGGTTTTCTTGCTGCGTGGGTGATCGGCTACGGCATAGTGCAGTCGTTCGCGCCCAGCATTACGGGCAAGAAAAACGGGCGTGTGCCTGATGGTCGAGCGGCTTTTCTCTGGGCACTTCCGCTGGCGCTTCTGCCAGGGGCTATTGCCTTGGGGTTGAACACTGGGTTGTCCGAGCACGTCGTTCTCTTGGGTGGGCTGATGGTCTTTGGCGTCCTGTTCGCCGTGAACTCATCGCTGCACAGTTACCTGATCGTCTCCTACGCCAAGGAAGACGGCGTCTCACTGGATGTAGGTTTTTACTACATGTCCAACGCGATGGGCCGGTTGATCGGCACCGTGCTCTCCGGATGGATTTACCAGATGTACGGGTTGAGTGCGTGCTTGTGGATATCGAGCGCTTTTGTGTTGCTCGCCGCGCTGATTTCCATTGCTTTGCCCAGGCATGCCACGGCGATATGA
- a CDS encoding arsenate reductase (azurin) large subunit, whose translation MATNKDRMALPPPEAQKTNLACHFCIVGCGYHVYKWPENLEGGRAPDENALGLDFRKQLPPLAVIMTPAMQNTITDKDGKRYNLMIVPDKQCDVNKGLSSTRGGQLAKVMYNSDGVGKERLRSPRIYVADQWLDTSWDDALALYAGVTKKILDNDGPAALAFDCFDHGGAGGGFENTWGTGKLMFTALKTPLVRIHNRPAYNSECHATREMGIGELNNSYEDAELADVIMAIGCNSYETQTNYFLAHWLPNLQGQTVIKRKQRFPGETVAPAKVIFVDPRRTPTIAVAEQAAGKDNVLHLDIEPGTDIALFNGLLTYVVEQKWHDQEFISAHTKGFDQTLQANRLSIEETSRITGVSADKLKLAAEWAYKPKASGHRPHTMHAYEKGIIWGNDNYLIQSALVDLVLATHNVGRRGTGVVRMGGHQEGYTRPPYPGTTKIYVDQEIINGKGMMYTAWGANPFQTTLNAEQHRTVILKRANIVREAMATVRGGSTAQRVDAIYDAVKNKGGLFLANINLYPTKLAEAAHVMLPAAHPGEINLTSMNGERRMRLSQKFMDPPGSAKADCLIAAAIANTLRQMYSAEGKQDMAARFAGFDWKTEEDAFNDGFRMAGQPGVGPIDSQGGNTGNLVTYERLIAMGNNGVQLPVKEYRDGKLIGTEMLYTDYTFDTPDGKAEFKPATWPGLPKPVAEQKEKYKFWINNGRINEVWQTLYHDQYNEFVKARVPMAYLEINPDDAKSLAIASGDVVEVFNDYGSSYALAYLEPDIKRNQTFMQFGHFNGVMGDLTTAWTDRNVVPYYKGTWANIRRIGKVEAFKETISFKSRRFMT comes from the coding sequence ATGGCAACCAATAAAGATCGGATGGCGCTCCCCCCTCCAGAGGCCCAGAAAACCAACCTTGCCTGTCACTTCTGCATCGTGGGTTGTGGCTACCACGTCTACAAATGGCCAGAGAACCTGGAAGGTGGACGGGCACCCGATGAAAATGCGTTAGGGCTCGACTTTCGTAAACAGCTACCTCCTCTGGCTGTGATCATGACCCCTGCGATGCAGAACACGATCACTGACAAAGACGGCAAGCGTTACAACCTCATGATTGTGCCCGACAAGCAGTGCGACGTTAATAAAGGGCTCTCGTCCACGCGAGGCGGTCAACTGGCCAAGGTCATGTATAACTCCGACGGTGTGGGCAAGGAGCGTCTGCGCAGCCCACGGATTTATGTGGCTGACCAGTGGCTAGACACCAGCTGGGATGATGCGCTGGCACTTTATGCGGGCGTTACCAAGAAGATTCTTGATAATGACGGGCCAGCCGCCCTCGCCTTTGACTGCTTCGACCACGGAGGCGCCGGAGGAGGATTTGAGAATACCTGGGGCACCGGCAAGTTGATGTTCACGGCGCTGAAGACACCGCTGGTACGTATCCACAACCGCCCTGCTTATAACTCCGAGTGCCACGCCACACGCGAGATGGGCATTGGTGAACTCAATAACAGCTATGAAGACGCCGAGCTGGCTGACGTTATTATGGCCATCGGCTGCAATTCATACGAGACCCAAACCAACTACTTCCTGGCCCACTGGCTCCCCAATTTACAGGGGCAGACCGTCATCAAACGCAAACAGCGTTTTCCTGGGGAAACCGTTGCCCCGGCGAAAGTGATTTTTGTTGACCCGCGCAGGACGCCTACTATCGCTGTGGCCGAGCAAGCGGCAGGCAAGGACAACGTCCTTCACCTGGATATCGAACCGGGAACGGATATCGCTTTATTCAACGGTCTGTTGACCTACGTGGTTGAACAAAAATGGCATGACCAGGAGTTTATCTCGGCCCATACCAAAGGGTTTGACCAGACGCTTCAAGCCAATAGGTTATCGATTGAGGAAACCAGCCGTATCACCGGTGTTTCGGCGGACAAGCTCAAGCTTGCAGCCGAATGGGCCTACAAGCCCAAAGCTTCTGGCCACCGGCCACACACCATGCACGCCTACGAAAAAGGAATCATCTGGGGCAATGACAACTACCTGATCCAGTCTGCCTTGGTCGACTTGGTACTTGCGACTCATAACGTAGGACGTCGGGGTACCGGGGTGGTGCGCATGGGCGGCCACCAGGAAGGTTACACGCGCCCCCCTTATCCAGGCACCACCAAGATCTATGTGGATCAGGAGATCATCAATGGCAAGGGCATGATGTACACGGCATGGGGGGCCAATCCATTCCAGACCACCCTCAATGCAGAGCAACACCGTACCGTCATTCTGAAGCGCGCCAATATTGTTAGGGAGGCCATGGCGACGGTGCGCGGCGGCTCAACCGCGCAGAGGGTGGACGCGATCTACGATGCGGTGAAAAATAAAGGCGGTCTCTTTTTAGCCAATATCAACCTCTATCCCACCAAGCTGGCAGAAGCCGCGCATGTGATGCTGCCAGCAGCTCATCCGGGCGAGATAAATCTCACCTCGATGAATGGAGAGCGGAGGATGCGTCTGTCGCAAAAGTTCATGGATCCCCCCGGTTCAGCGAAAGCCGATTGCCTGATTGCGGCCGCTATCGCCAACACCCTTCGGCAGATGTATAGCGCCGAAGGAAAGCAGGACATGGCGGCGCGATTTGCGGGCTTCGACTGGAAAACAGAGGAAGATGCTTTCAATGACGGCTTTCGTATGGCCGGTCAGCCGGGCGTCGGCCCTATCGATAGTCAGGGCGGTAACACAGGCAATCTTGTCACCTACGAGCGACTGATTGCGATGGGTAACAATGGAGTCCAGCTACCCGTCAAGGAGTACCGGGATGGCAAACTGATCGGCACCGAAATGCTCTACACCGACTACACGTTCGACACGCCGGACGGTAAAGCCGAGTTCAAGCCAGCAACGTGGCCTGGGCTGCCAAAACCGGTCGCGGAGCAGAAGGAGAAATATAAGTTCTGGATCAACAATGGACGTATCAATGAGGTGTGGCAAACGCTCTATCACGACCAATACAACGAGTTCGTGAAGGCGCGCGTACCCATGGCGTATCTGGAAATCAACCCCGACGATGCAAAATCCTTGGCGATTGCATCCGGGGACGTGGTTGAAGTATTTAACGACTACGGCTCGTCTTACGCGCTGGCCTACCTGGAGCCTGATATAAAGCGGAATCAGACCTTTATGCAGTTCGGCCACTTCAACGGTGTTATGGGCGATTTAACCACGGCATGGACCGACCGAAACGTAGTGCCCTATTACAAAGGGACATGGGCAAATATCCGTCGTATCGGGAAAGTGGAGGCGTTTAAAGAGACGATCAGCTTCAAGTCGCGCAGATTCATGACGTAA
- a CDS encoding arsenate reductase (azurin) small subunit: MKVGGGIAAGAVIGVPHFTQAAATTPEPQVIGRVNLPYPMKAIINAQKLQVNTPVSFFYPDASSPCALIKMGAPVPGGIGPERDIVAYSTLCTHMGCPVTYDAGPRVFKCPCHFSIFDPENTGQMVSGQATENLPSIVLEYNSNDDSVRAVAVEGLIYGRQSNLL; encoded by the coding sequence TTGAAGGTTGGAGGCGGGATTGCTGCGGGCGCAGTCATCGGAGTACCCCATTTTACCCAAGCGGCGGCAACCACGCCTGAGCCGCAGGTGATAGGGCGGGTCAACCTTCCCTACCCAATGAAAGCGATCATCAACGCGCAGAAATTACAGGTCAACACCCCTGTCTCGTTTTTCTATCCCGATGCCTCCTCACCTTGCGCATTGATCAAGATGGGCGCTCCCGTTCCGGGTGGCATTGGCCCGGAGCGCGACATCGTTGCCTACAGCACGCTATGCACGCACATGGGGTGCCCGGTCACCTATGACGCAGGGCCGCGGGTGTTTAAATGCCCGTGCCATTTCAGCATTTTCGATCCTGAAAATACGGGTCAAATGGTTTCCGGCCAGGCGACCGAGAATCTGCCCAGCATAGTGCTCGAATACAACTCCAATGACGATTCGGTACGTGCAGTGGCCGTCGAAGGGTTGATCTACGGGCGTCAGTCCAACCTCCTTTGA
- a CDS encoding thioredoxin family protein, which produces MKDIKVLGTGCSNCKSTIAIIEQVANAKGVPVKLEKVEELRDIMSYGVMSTPSVVIDGKVVHSGGIPSRDKVELWLSA; this is translated from the coding sequence ATGAAAGACATCAAAGTACTAGGTACCGGCTGTTCCAACTGTAAGTCGACGATAGCCATCATCGAGCAAGTCGCTAACGCTAAAGGCGTACCTGTGAAGCTGGAAAAAGTGGAAGAGCTGCGTGACATCATGAGCTATGGGGTTATGTCGACACCCAGCGTCGTCATTGATGGCAAGGTCGTTCATTCCGGTGGCATCCCGAGCCGAGATAAGGTCGAGCTGTGGCTTAGCGCCTAG
- a CDS encoding permease: MNEMIVRWPQRNPRLFLVVAVLVWFGLYEALIPVSEALVAALPVDRDSHLGGALQFFLYDTPKVLMLLTGIVFLMGMINSHFTPERTRAMLAGRSEGMANVMAASLGVFTPFCSCSAVPLFIGFVQAGVPLGVTFSFLISAPMVNEVALTLLLGLFGWKVALLYLSLGLFIAIVAGWVIGRLKMEAYLEDWVRDMPKVHATAGDTSMPLHERINAGFGSVREIVGKVWPYILAGIAIGAGIHGYVPEDFMASFMGKEAWWSVPLAVLIGIPMYTNAAGIIPIVQALLAKGAALGTVLAFMMSVIALSLPEMVILRKVLKVRLIATFIGVVAVGILIVGYVFNLTL, translated from the coding sequence ATGAATGAAATGATTGTGCGCTGGCCGCAGCGTAACCCCCGCCTTTTTCTGGTAGTGGCAGTGCTTGTTTGGTTCGGTTTGTATGAGGCCCTGATTCCAGTGTCGGAGGCTTTGGTCGCAGCGCTGCCCGTTGATCGTGACAGCCACTTGGGGGGCGCATTACAGTTTTTTCTCTATGACACGCCCAAGGTGCTGATGCTGCTGACCGGCATCGTGTTTTTGATGGGCATGATCAACTCCCACTTCACACCTGAACGCACCCGCGCAATGTTGGCGGGTCGAAGCGAGGGCATGGCCAATGTCATGGCGGCGTCTCTGGGTGTGTTTACCCCGTTTTGTTCCTGCTCTGCTGTGCCTCTGTTTATAGGTTTTGTTCAGGCAGGCGTGCCATTAGGGGTGACCTTCTCATTTCTGATTTCCGCCCCCATGGTGAATGAGGTCGCGTTGACCTTGCTGCTTGGCTTGTTCGGCTGGAAAGTTGCACTGCTGTACCTGAGTCTGGGTTTGTTTATTGCGATTGTTGCGGGCTGGGTCATTGGGCGCTTGAAAATGGAGGCCTATCTAGAGGACTGGGTTCGTGACATGCCCAAGGTCCACGCAACCGCTGGGGACACGAGCATGCCGCTGCATGAGCGGATAAATGCCGGGTTTGGCAGCGTGCGCGAAATCGTCGGGAAAGTATGGCCTTACATCCTTGCCGGTATCGCTATTGGCGCAGGTATTCATGGGTATGTGCCGGAAGACTTCATGGCCAGCTTCATGGGCAAAGAAGCGTGGTGGTCTGTCCCGCTCGCGGTGCTGATAGGCATACCAATGTATACAAATGCGGCGGGGATCATTCCTATTGTGCAGGCGCTACTCGCGAAAGGTGCGGCGCTGGGCACCGTCCTGGCCTTCATGATGAGTGTCATTGCGCTCTCCCTCCCAGAGATGGTGATTTTGCGCAAGGTGTTGAAGGTTCGCTTGATAGCCACATTTATTGGTGTCGTGGCCGTTGGCATTCTCATCGTTGGCTATGTCTTCAACTTAACTCTGTAA
- a CDS encoding ArsO family NAD(P)H-dependent flavin-containing monooxygenase codes for MSNHSNSVDVLIIGGGQSALAVGYFLRRTKRSFLILDAEKTPGGAWNHGWNSLHLFSPSTWSSIAGWMMPPVEDGYPTRDHVISYLTQYEQRYQFPVERPIRVTAVERSETGLRVHAGDQYWDAKVVVSATGTLSNPFIPSYPGASRFSGQQRHSAQYVEAQPFAGKTVLVVGGGNSGAQILAEVSKVADTVWVTPQEPVFLAYEVDGRVLFERATERWKAQQEGRVIEQPVGGLGDIVMVPPVVEARERGVLGTVRPFKRFTHKGVIWADGSESEVDAVIWCTGFKPALDHLDRLGVLNDEGRVDVDGTHSIREPRLWLVGYGEWTGAASATLIGVTRTARSTVSEIDTFLNGPLPGAGDGL; via the coding sequence ATGTCCAACCATTCCAATTCGGTAGATGTTTTGATCATCGGCGGCGGTCAGTCAGCACTGGCAGTCGGCTATTTTCTTCGCCGCACCAAGCGTTCATTTCTGATCCTCGACGCTGAAAAAACACCTGGCGGCGCTTGGAATCATGGGTGGAATTCGCTTCATCTTTTCTCGCCGTCGACCTGGAGTTCCATTGCCGGCTGGATGATGCCTCCCGTGGAGGATGGTTATCCGACGCGAGACCACGTGATCAGTTATCTGACTCAGTACGAGCAGCGCTACCAATTTCCAGTGGAACGCCCAATCCGAGTCACGGCAGTAGAGCGCAGCGAAACTGGGCTGCGCGTGCACGCAGGTGACCAGTATTGGGATGCGAAAGTCGTCGTGAGTGCCACTGGCACATTGAGCAACCCTTTCATACCGAGCTATCCAGGTGCGTCCCGGTTTTCGGGTCAGCAACGGCATTCGGCGCAGTATGTCGAGGCGCAACCTTTTGCGGGCAAGACCGTACTGGTCGTAGGCGGCGGAAACTCCGGAGCGCAAATTCTGGCCGAGGTTTCTAAAGTGGCTGACACCGTTTGGGTGACACCACAGGAGCCTGTTTTCCTTGCCTACGAGGTTGATGGCCGGGTGCTTTTCGAACGTGCAACTGAACGCTGGAAGGCTCAGCAGGAAGGTCGAGTGATCGAACAGCCGGTCGGTGGATTGGGAGATATTGTCATGGTGCCCCCCGTGGTCGAGGCCCGCGAGCGTGGCGTCCTCGGGACAGTAAGGCCCTTCAAACGATTTACCCATAAAGGTGTTATCTGGGCAGATGGTTCAGAATCAGAGGTAGACGCAGTGATCTGGTGTACAGGGTTCAAGCCTGCTCTGGATCATCTGGACCGGCTGGGTGTCCTCAACGATGAAGGCCGCGTTGATGTCGATGGCACTCACTCAATCAGAGAGCCCAGGTTGTGGCTGGTGGGTTACGGCGAGTGGACAGGCGCCGCTTCAGCTACCTTGATTGGGGTGACACGGACAGCGCGCAGCACGGTCAGCGAAATTGATACGTTCCTGAACGGTCCATTGCCTGGAGCAGGCGATGGACTTTGA
- a CDS encoding class I SAM-dependent methyltransferase — MSDPIKLKFSEKYDQEQVSQYFLKHQDGLARRLFHLRNEHLARKALSLAGEPGLVLDLPCGAGRFWPLLAEKSNRVIIGADHSADMIETACKSQSAEVVKRVRALQMSAFEIDLPDNSVDSIFCMRLLHHIGERQHRLTVLKEFYRATRETLIISLWVDGNFKSWKRKRQEACRRAGGDKSDYQKRFVIPRETAEREFKEAGFRIQKRLDFIPLYDMWRVYVLRKD; from the coding sequence ATGAGCGACCCCATCAAACTGAAGTTTTCTGAAAAGTACGATCAGGAGCAGGTGTCGCAGTATTTTTTGAAACATCAGGATGGGCTTGCTCGCAGGCTGTTTCACCTGCGCAATGAGCACCTCGCGCGCAAGGCACTTTCCCTGGCCGGTGAGCCGGGACTGGTTCTTGATCTTCCGTGCGGAGCGGGGCGGTTCTGGCCTCTGTTGGCGGAAAAGTCTAATCGAGTCATTATCGGTGCGGATCACTCTGCGGACATGATCGAGACCGCATGCAAATCGCAATCGGCGGAGGTGGTCAAGCGAGTACGCGCCTTGCAAATGTCAGCGTTTGAGATCGACTTGCCCGACAATTCGGTAGACAGCATTTTCTGCATGCGTTTGCTGCACCATATAGGTGAACGACAACACCGCTTGACTGTGCTCAAGGAGTTCTATCGGGCTACTCGGGAAACACTAATCATTTCCTTGTGGGTGGACGGCAACTTCAAATCCTGGAAGCGTAAACGTCAAGAGGCATGTCGGCGCGCAGGGGGAGATAAGAGCGATTACCAAAAGCGGTTCGTCATCCCACGGGAAACTGCCGAGCGCGAGTTCAAAGAGGCGGGGTTTCGTATTCAGAAACGCCTCGACTTTATTCCCTTGTATGACATGTGGAGGGTCTACGTTCTACGCAAGGATTGA
- a CDS encoding VIT family protein produces the protein MKFMRKHSEAHRSERIGWLRAAVLGANDGIVSTASLLIGVAAAHATHSTLLVTGIAGLVAGAMSMAAGEYVSVHSQADTERADLVREQTELEKDPLAEHSELASIYMARGIEPDLARTVATQLMAHDALGSHARDELGISDALSAKPLQAALASAASFFVGAALPLIVTFIAPAQSVIPWISGMSLLFLATLGGIAAKAGGASVPTGAWRVTFWGALAMAITALVGTSFGAVV, from the coding sequence ATGAAATTCATGCGCAAACATTCCGAGGCCCATAGAAGTGAGCGAATTGGTTGGCTTCGCGCAGCTGTATTGGGTGCCAACGACGGTATTGTGTCGACCGCCAGCCTTTTAATCGGGGTGGCCGCCGCCCACGCCACACACAGTACTTTACTGGTGACCGGTATTGCAGGACTGGTCGCAGGCGCCATGTCCATGGCCGCTGGAGAATATGTTTCTGTGCACTCTCAGGCCGATACCGAGCGAGCGGATCTAGTGCGCGAGCAAACCGAGCTTGAAAAGGATCCGCTTGCTGAACATTCTGAGTTGGCGTCCATTTACATGGCTCGTGGTATTGAACCTGATCTCGCCAGGACAGTGGCAACGCAATTAATGGCACACGACGCTCTGGGTTCACACGCGCGCGACGAGCTCGGGATTTCTGACGCGCTCAGCGCAAAACCACTGCAGGCAGCATTGGCATCGGCGGCCAGTTTTTTTGTCGGCGCAGCCTTGCCACTGATCGTTACGTTTATTGCACCCGCTCAAAGCGTTATCCCGTGGATATCAGGGATGTCACTTCTATTTCTGGCAACGCTCGGCGGTATAGCGGCGAAAGCCGGAGGCGCCAGCGTTCCAACAGGCGCGTGGCGAGTGACCTTTTGGGGGGCACTTGCCATGGCTATTACCGCGCTGGTGGGCACCTCATTCGGTGCAGTTGTCTAA
- a CDS encoding FAD:protein FMN transferase, whose translation MSTDYQPSPADRHSISGETMGTRYTALFYAKPEVDETAIGKGLFEAVDNVDRQMSTWKPESDLNLLNAAPENEWCALPKELTTVLTTALRISQQSNGAFDIAVGDLVNAWGFGPGEHQPTAQQISALKHRVRLPATQALEIDALRGQARKRAATTLDLSGIAKGFAVDELARCLDSWGITNYLVGIDGEMRSRGLKPDGQPWVVAIERPRRGTREVMGIMELSDAAIATSGDYRHWVEVDGQLYSHTMHPSRGTPLTNKLAAVTVVASSCMLADAWATALMVLGEEAGPELAQARGMDALFVLRDGEAFREISIVAGRLQTTLETRE comes from the coding sequence ATGTCTACTGACTATCAGCCCTCCCCTGCCGACCGACACAGTATCAGCGGAGAGACCATGGGCACGCGCTACACAGCGCTGTTCTATGCCAAGCCAGAGGTGGACGAGACTGCCATTGGCAAAGGTCTGTTCGAGGCTGTCGACAACGTGGACAGGCAGATGTCGACGTGGAAGCCGGAGTCTGACCTCAACCTGCTAAACGCTGCACCCGAGAATGAATGGTGTGCCCTGCCCAAAGAGCTGACCACCGTACTGACAACAGCTTTACGTATCAGCCAACAATCCAACGGTGCATTTGATATCGCAGTGGGCGATCTGGTGAATGCCTGGGGCTTTGGTCCCGGCGAGCATCAACCCACTGCACAACAGATCAGCGCGCTAAAACACCGGGTGCGACTGCCTGCAACGCAAGCACTCGAAATAGATGCGCTTCGTGGCCAGGCCCGTAAACGTGCAGCGACGACGCTTGATCTCTCAGGCATTGCCAAAGGCTTTGCCGTGGATGAACTGGCACGCTGCCTCGACAGCTGGGGAATAACAAACTATCTGGTGGGGATTGACGGCGAAATGCGCTCACGCGGGCTCAAACCTGATGGACAGCCCTGGGTGGTTGCGATTGAACGGCCCCGCCGGGGAACTCGTGAAGTCATGGGCATCATGGAACTCAGCGATGCGGCCATTGCTACCTCCGGAGACTATCGGCATTGGGTCGAAGTTGATGGACAGCTGTACTCGCACACCATGCACCCTTCGCGTGGAACACCACTGACCAACAAACTAGCTGCAGTGACCGTGGTCGCATCAAGTTGCATGCTCGCCGATGCATGGGCCACTGCACTGATGGTACTCGGCGAAGAGGCAGGTCCTGAACTGGCCCAAGCACGGGGCATGGACGCATTATTTGTATTGCGCGACGGGGAAGCATTCAGGGAAATATCCATTGTTGCCGGGCGTCTTCAGACGACCCTTGAAACTCGCGAATAA